The following proteins are encoded in a genomic region of Nitrospirota bacterium:
- the ruvX gene encoding Holliday junction resolvase RuvX, producing the protein MAGTRIMALDHGTKRIGVAVSDELRWIAQPLETFERRSLDADIAHIQHLVRTHEVGTVVMGIPLRLDGEVGPAAQAVNRFIERLTQVLNVPVVTWDERMTTKSAEQLLIAADVSRKKRKGAVDRVAAALLLQSYLENLASTVHGGEAGREEEATDGSGG; encoded by the coding sequence ATGGCTGGAACGCGCATCATGGCTCTGGATCACGGCACCAAGCGCATCGGCGTGGCCGTGAGCGATGAGTTGAGATGGATCGCGCAACCGCTCGAAACGTTCGAACGGCGCAGTCTCGATGCGGACATCGCGCACATCCAGCATCTGGTGCGGACGCACGAAGTCGGCACGGTGGTGATGGGCATCCCGCTTCGGCTGGACGGCGAGGTCGGGCCGGCTGCGCAGGCGGTGAACCGGTTCATCGAGCGATTGACGCAGGTCCTCAACGTTCCGGTAGTCACCTGGGATGAACGGATGACCACCAAGTCCGCCGAACAGCTCCTGATCGCCGCCGACGTCAGCCGGAAGAAGAGAAAAGGAGCGGTGGACCGCGTCGCTGCCGCGCTCCTGCTCCAAAGTTATCTCGAGAACCTGGCCTCAACGGTCCATGGCGGCGAAGCGGGGCGGGAGGAAGAAGCGACGGACGGTTCCGGCGGCTAA
- the mltG gene encoding endolytic transglycosylase MltG, with the protein MITTRLVPWLIVASLALGGIAGYQVMQWAAAPAASHSDAPPTKIVLVPEGASFQQVAALLEREQIIKSRSAFLLLGKANDADRKIHPGEYELNAGMLPAEILAMLVSGRVVLHQVTIPEGFTMTQIAETLGERGLVDQAEFLRLAQDREFIRTLGIEADSLEGYLFPDTYRFARRTKAGDALRVLVDNLWQVFTPELRERAKQVNLSIHEVLTLASVIEKETSVDEERPLISAVFHNRLRKNIPLQSDPTVIYGLAASFDGNLRRQDLDNKSPYNTYRVKGLPPGPIASPGARSIRAALYPAPAPYLYFVSRNDGTHQFSSTLEEHNRAVEKYQRRPFRRVS; encoded by the coding sequence ATGATAACCACTCGACTGGTTCCCTGGCTGATCGTCGCCTCGCTCGCCTTGGGCGGCATAGCCGGGTATCAGGTGATGCAATGGGCGGCCGCTCCGGCTGCTTCTCACTCCGACGCACCTCCTACCAAGATCGTGCTCGTCCCCGAAGGAGCGTCGTTCCAACAGGTGGCGGCGTTATTGGAACGGGAGCAGATCATCAAAAGCCGCTCGGCGTTTCTTCTCCTGGGCAAAGCCAATGACGCGGACCGCAAAATCCATCCGGGGGAGTATGAACTCAACGCGGGCATGCTGCCCGCAGAGATTTTGGCCATGCTCGTCTCGGGTCGCGTGGTCCTGCATCAGGTCACGATTCCGGAAGGATTCACCATGACCCAGATTGCGGAGACGCTTGGAGAGCGGGGGTTGGTCGATCAGGCCGAGTTCCTTCGTCTGGCGCAGGATCGCGAGTTCATTCGGACTCTGGGCATCGAGGCGGACAGCCTGGAGGGTTATCTCTTCCCCGATACGTACCGATTCGCCCGTCGCACCAAGGCGGGAGACGCCCTCCGTGTATTGGTGGACAATCTGTGGCAAGTGTTCACGCCGGAATTGCGCGAGCGGGCGAAGCAGGTAAACCTGAGCATCCACGAAGTCCTGACCCTGGCCTCCGTGATCGAAAAGGAGACCAGCGTAGACGAGGAACGCCCGCTCATTTCGGCGGTCTTCCACAACCGCCTGCGGAAAAACATCCCGCTCCAGAGCGACCCCACCGTGATTTATGGGTTGGCGGCGTCGTTCGACGGCAATCTGCGAAGGCAGGACCTGGACAATAAGAGCCCCTACAACACCTATCGGGTGAAGGGACTGCCGCCCGGACCGATCGCCAGTCCGGGCGCGCGATCGATCCGGGCGGCGCTGTATCCGGCGCCGGCGCCGTATCTCTATTTCGTCTCGCGCAATGACGGCACGCACCAGTTCTCCTCCACGCTGGAGGAACATAATCGGGCGGTCGAGAAGTATCAGCGCCGACCCTTCCGCAGAGTGTCGTGA
- the deoC gene encoding deoxyribose-phosphate aldolase, translated as MIADLPALIDHTILQPEATKADVLRLCGEAVKYGFSVVFVPPCYVDDAMAAVKGTAIRIGIPVGFPLGGHTTKVKVAEAAEAAGRGARELDMVINISRLKSGEYSLVRLDIEEVVKATPGVGHKVILEVCYLTREEKVTACRLAVDAGAEYVKTSTGFGAGGATVEDVRLMKATVAGQARVKASGGIRDWRTTQALLEAGADRIGTSASVKITEEWLAAAKRR; from the coding sequence CTGATCGCCGACCTTCCGGCTCTCATCGACCACACCATCCTGCAGCCTGAAGCCACCAAAGCCGACGTGCTCCGTCTGTGCGGAGAAGCGGTGAAGTACGGATTCAGCGTTGTCTTTGTGCCTCCGTGCTATGTCGATGACGCCATGGCCGCGGTCAAAGGCACGGCGATCCGGATCGGGATTCCCGTCGGGTTCCCGTTGGGCGGCCATACGACAAAGGTGAAAGTCGCCGAGGCGGCGGAGGCGGCCGGGCGCGGCGCCAGAGAATTGGACATGGTGATCAACATCAGCCGTCTGAAATCCGGCGAGTACAGTCTCGTCCGGTTGGACATTGAAGAGGTCGTCAAAGCGACGCCGGGAGTCGGTCATAAGGTGATTCTCGAAGTCTGTTATCTGACGCGGGAGGAGAAGGTGACGGCTTGTCGGCTGGCGGTCGATGCTGGCGCCGAGTATGTGAAAACCTCGACAGGTTTTGGCGCCGGAGGGGCCACGGTGGAGGATGTGCGGCTGATGAAGGCGACGGTTGCGGGGCAAGCCAGGGTGAAAGCTTCGGGCGGGATCAGAGATTGGCGGACGACGCAAGCTCTGTTGGAGGCGGGGGCCGATCGGATCGGCACCAGCGCAAGCGTGAAGATTACGGAGGAGTGGTTGGCGGCCGCGAAGCGGCGATGA
- a CDS encoding phosphopentomutase, with translation MVNRVILMVLDGVGVGALPDASEYGDADCNTLAHVSEAVGGLAAPNLEALGLGHVGEFKGVRPIGQPDGCFGKLGFLSKGKDSITGHWELAGLSLDEPLSAYPDGLPKEIRDIVEGVSGRKILGNRAARAEDIVNELGAEHIRGGALILFTSGGSDLQIAAHERVVAPEVLYKLCREMRKALKSPCPVHRIVAHPFAGEVGAFILTDKRRDFVLEPTGETLLDTLNRAGQLVIGIGKIDDLFAGRGLTRSARAGTTVRVFEETGKILNKVPRGLIFANIDLASQNALAYATALQEFDRLLPGLQEKLRPGDLLCLTADHGADPIGAGRIHSREYAPLLISGPRLARGVDLGTHPTAADLGQTIAEALGAPRLACGESFLDALRPG, from the coding sequence ATGGTCAACCGCGTCATCCTCATGGTGCTGGATGGAGTCGGCGTCGGTGCGTTACCGGATGCGTCGGAATACGGGGATGCCGATTGCAACACGTTGGCGCATGTCTCGGAAGCGGTCGGTGGGCTGGCCGCACCCAACCTGGAGGCCTTGGGTCTGGGACATGTCGGTGAGTTCAAAGGCGTGCGTCCGATCGGCCAACCGGACGGATGTTTCGGCAAGCTTGGGTTTCTCTCCAAAGGAAAGGATTCCATCACCGGTCACTGGGAACTGGCCGGACTGTCGCTGGATGAGCCGCTTTCTGCCTACCCGGACGGACTTCCCAAGGAAATCAGGGATATCGTCGAAGGTGTGAGCGGGCGGAAGATCCTGGGGAATCGCGCAGCCCGGGCGGAGGATATCGTCAATGAACTGGGGGCGGAGCACATACGCGGCGGTGCACTGATCCTGTTCACCAGTGGAGGCAGCGACCTTCAGATCGCCGCCCACGAGAGAGTCGTTGCGCCGGAGGTTCTCTACAAGTTGTGCCGAGAGATGAGGAAGGCGCTGAAATCCCCGTGCCCAGTGCATCGGATCGTTGCGCACCCGTTTGCCGGAGAGGTCGGCGCGTTCATCCTCACGGACAAGCGGCGCGATTTTGTTCTGGAGCCGACCGGAGAAACGCTGCTCGACACGCTCAATCGGGCTGGGCAACTGGTGATAGGCATAGGCAAGATCGACGACCTGTTCGCCGGTCGCGGGTTGACCCGATCCGCGCGGGCGGGGACGACCGTCCGGGTGTTTGAGGAGACAGGAAAGATTTTGAACAAGGTGCCGCGCGGCTTGATCTTTGCGAACATCGATCTGGCCAGCCAGAACGCCCTCGCCTATGCGACGGCGTTGCAGGAGTTTGACCGGCTGTTGCCGGGGCTTCAGGAGAAGCTCCGTCCCGGCGACCTCCTCTGCCTGACCGCCGATCATGGGGCTGATCCGATCGGAGCCGGGCGGATCCATTCACGCGAATATGCGCCGTTGCTGATCAGCGGGCCGAGACTTGCACGTGGGGTGGATCTGGGAACGCATCCAACTGCCGCCGATCTGGGGCAGACGATCGCGGAAGCTTTGGGGGCCCCGAGGCTGGCGTGCGGCGAGAGTTTTTTAGACGCGCTGCGTCCGGGATGA
- a CDS encoding RidA family protein — MSFEERLRQLGVELPPPPKPVATYVPAVQAGDLLFLSGVIPFRDGQVALTGKLGRELTVERGVEAARIALLNALAIIRNELGTLDRVKRIVRMVGHVASAEGFVQHPTVINGASDLLVSLFGEAGRHARVALGAAELPLHAPVELELIVQVTGRPEHA; from the coding sequence ATGTCGTTTGAAGAGCGATTGAGGCAACTCGGCGTCGAACTCCCCCCTCCGCCCAAGCCGGTCGCGACCTATGTGCCGGCGGTTCAGGCGGGTGATCTGCTGTTCTTGAGCGGCGTGATTCCGTTCCGCGACGGGCAGGTGGCGTTGACCGGCAAACTGGGGCGGGAATTGACGGTCGAGCGGGGAGTCGAGGCGGCTCGGATTGCCCTGTTGAATGCGCTGGCGATCATCCGGAACGAATTGGGAACGTTGGATCGGGTCAAGCGCATCGTGCGCATGGTCGGACACGTGGCGTCGGCCGAAGGGTTTGTTCAGCATCCGACGGTGATCAACGGCGCGTCCGATCTGCTCGTGTCCCTGTTTGGTGAGGCGGGCCGTCACGCGCGCGTCGCGCTGGGCGCCGCCGAATTGCCGCTCCATGCGCCGGTCGAGCTGGAGCTCATCGTGCAAGTGACCGGGCGGCCGGAGCATGCTTGA
- a CDS encoding HEAT repeat domain-containing protein → MAARTLLLAAVLALGAVETARAVDVNARVLADAEYAQIAEAKSVYIDLTFSTWHPRGRTLSQIGPALKIKLTNAGFTVVPKASDPHDLTLKVRYREERGQQYKFDTYGTEITCEVKLEHASAGLLLDLTIRETSGAYDSGTPPYLEALERFDTNPYFYFLGEIVSFRTRSRSDVTEALIRSLQRMIQAETPKTEQLQDAHGFLPGESLYPALVRENTIRELGRLRDDRAVPVLTALLGHANRQTRLASIEALAPLRDSAEVRSALERTATGDRDPEIRRAAVSALNASTPASPVN, encoded by the coding sequence ATGGCTGCGAGAACACTGTTGTTGGCGGCCGTGTTGGCGCTGGGTGCGGTCGAAACCGCGCGCGCAGTTGATGTCAACGCACGGGTTCTGGCGGATGCCGAATACGCGCAGATCGCAGAGGCCAAGTCCGTCTATATCGACCTGACCTTTTCTACCTGGCATCCGCGAGGACGCACCCTCTCGCAAATCGGGCCCGCTCTGAAAATCAAGCTGACAAACGCGGGATTCACGGTGGTCCCCAAGGCGAGCGATCCGCACGATCTGACGCTCAAGGTACGATATCGTGAGGAGCGGGGACAGCAATATAAGTTCGATACGTACGGGACAGAGATTACGTGCGAGGTCAAGTTGGAGCATGCCTCAGCGGGGTTGTTGCTGGACCTGACGATTCGGGAGACGTCCGGAGCGTATGATTCCGGGACGCCGCCGTATCTCGAAGCCTTGGAGCGGTTCGACACGAATCCGTACTTTTATTTTCTCGGAGAGATCGTGTCCTTCAGAACGCGATCGCGCTCGGACGTGACGGAGGCGCTGATTCGCAGTCTGCAACGAATGATCCAGGCCGAAACGCCGAAGACCGAGCAGTTGCAGGATGCGCACGGATTTCTACCGGGAGAATCGCTCTATCCGGCTCTGGTTCGAGAAAACACGATCCGGGAACTCGGCCGGTTGCGGGACGACCGGGCGGTGCCGGTGCTGACGGCGCTGCTGGGACATGCGAACAGACAGACCAGGCTGGCCTCCATCGAAGCCTTGGCGCCGTTGCGGGATTCAGCCGAAGTGCGGTCGGCTCTGGAACGGACGGCCACGGGCGATCGAGACCCGGAGATCCGAAGAGCGGCCGTATCGGCCCTCAACGCCTCGACTCCCGCGTCTCCGGTAAACTGA
- a CDS encoding IPT/TIG domain-containing protein gives MNVSRHVRLLRSQQVGDRPRPDSGPGGIVRVAASLGLVGLFVIVSLAVASDSQAFAAVRITITPESATPGATVAIAGAGFGAFKSAQANRVLFNGVAALIQRWEPDLIEVKVPFRAADGPVEVVAGKKKVQAGTFKVVRPTIHSVTPSEAEPGALLRIHGAHFGNTAGSRDRNTMFGVNDVLIGGVPVRARRWRDDTIEVEIPANATSGDVVVRLASSDPLPDGSCCAPVEYTVSNAVPVTLIPSVRVDPLSGPVGTKVVLFGKGFGQTKSPGDGVLFNGRPATVAKWADNLIVVHVPLDASSGPVVLKHGGAERAVGNFTVQVPKASAVTPASAPIGTLIKIMGEHFGLYSESGSTPFAFADFNKGENSVEIGGVPAIIYRWHDDRIDAWVPFSAKSGPVVVKRGGTKPNPDGSCCAERGIVSTEAGTFTVITPKIESYSPTSAGVDEIVTIKGSGFGTFLKTTEATQPGLNEGGHDSAPIDLGENVSRTEVLFNNIAAMVVSWTDTEIKVRVPRRNVFGVGKKGEFNPDLSTGPLVVRRGSWDLLPDGSCCTPKKWLTLEAGPFTIKAKGLPDQRYFNDTSPEASTTQ, from the coding sequence ATGAACGTTTCACGACATGTCCGCCTCCTCCGTTCGCAGCAGGTCGGCGACCGTCCCCGCCCAGACTCAGGTCCTGGCGGTATTGTCCGCGTTGCGGCTTCGCTGGGGCTTGTCGGTCTGTTCGTGATCGTGTCGCTCGCTGTGGCGTCGGATTCCCAAGCCTTCGCTGCGGTCCGGATCACGATCACGCCGGAGTCTGCGACGCCCGGCGCCACGGTAGCGATTGCAGGCGCCGGGTTCGGTGCATTCAAATCCGCGCAGGCCAACCGGGTGCTGTTCAACGGCGTCGCGGCTTTAATTCAGCGCTGGGAGCCGGATCTGATCGAGGTGAAGGTGCCGTTCAGGGCCGCCGATGGACCGGTTGAAGTGGTCGCAGGCAAGAAGAAAGTTCAGGCGGGGACGTTCAAGGTCGTGCGGCCGACGATCCATTCCGTGACGCCGTCCGAAGCGGAACCGGGGGCCCTGCTCCGTATTCACGGGGCGCATTTCGGCAACACCGCCGGGTCCCGCGATCGTAATACGATGTTCGGCGTCAACGATGTGTTGATCGGCGGGGTGCCTGTGCGGGCGCGCCGCTGGCGGGACGACACCATCGAAGTGGAGATCCCGGCCAATGCGACGTCGGGGGACGTGGTCGTGCGGCTCGCATCCTCGGACCCATTGCCCGACGGCTCCTGTTGCGCCCCGGTCGAATACACGGTCAGCAACGCCGTGCCTGTAACGCTGATCCCCTCCGTGCGCGTCGATCCGCTCAGCGGACCTGTTGGAACGAAAGTTGTGCTGTTCGGGAAGGGATTCGGCCAGACCAAATCCCCGGGTGACGGCGTGCTCTTTAACGGGCGGCCGGCGACGGTGGCGAAATGGGCCGATAATTTGATCGTCGTCCATGTGCCGCTCGATGCGTCCAGCGGGCCGGTCGTCCTCAAACACGGCGGGGCAGAACGGGCGGTCGGGAACTTCACGGTCCAGGTGCCCAAGGCGTCGGCGGTCACGCCTGCGAGCGCGCCGATTGGGACACTCATCAAAATCATGGGCGAGCATTTCGGACTGTACTCGGAGAGCGGCTCAACGCCGTTCGCCTTCGCCGATTTCAATAAGGGTGAAAATAGCGTCGAGATCGGCGGGGTGCCGGCCATCATTTATCGCTGGCACGATGACCGAATCGACGCCTGGGTGCCGTTTAGCGCCAAGAGCGGTCCGGTTGTGGTGAAGCGGGGAGGCACCAAGCCGAACCCGGACGGGTCCTGCTGTGCCGAGCGCGGGATCGTGTCCACGGAAGCCGGGACATTCACGGTGATCACGCCGAAGATCGAGTCCTACTCTCCGACATCGGCCGGCGTCGATGAGATTGTGACAATCAAAGGGTCTGGGTTCGGCACGTTCCTGAAGACGACCGAAGCGACGCAGCCCGGACTGAACGAAGGGGGGCATGACAGCGCCCCCATCGATCTCGGCGAGAACGTGTCGAGGACCGAGGTGCTGTTCAACAATATCGCCGCAATGGTCGTGTCGTGGACGGATACCGAAATCAAAGTCCGTGTCCCACGCCGGAACGTCTTCGGCGTCGGCAAGAAGGGGGAGTTCAATCCCGATCTGTCGACCGGTCCGTTGGTGGTGCGCCGGGGTTCGTGGGATTTACTGCCGGACGGAAGCTGTTGCACGCCGAAAAAATGGCTGACCTTGGAGGCCGGACCGTTCACGATTAAAGCGAAGGGATTGCCGGATCAGCGTTACTTCAACGATACGAGTCCGGAAGCGAGCACGACCCAGTAA
- a CDS encoding YCF48-related protein — MKSSAFPPRPVITVFLFSLWLANSPGPLPAAESQHVLVAQQKSGTEVTLMGVHFHDTRLGWAVGDGGAILKTVDGGKRWKKVPSGTSARLTGVFFVDSRRGWVVGANGTIRHSKDGGESWAPQSSGVQVPLYGLYFVSPTHGWVVGGSGTILYTEDGGIHWSDQISGTNAALYAVHFVDSRRGTAVGALGTILSTADGGATWIAQEAPSSVTFFDVFFNDSSNGWAVGNAGAMFQTSDAGNRWIDRTLPCTKSCTRVTDLIRIRFTSPQAGWIVGERGSVFRTTDAGFTWVEEKNDAKVSLFGLSFPDPFHGWASGERGTIVHIAAPLEPVKR, encoded by the coding sequence ATGAAATCCTCCGCTTTCCCGCCTCGACCAGTCATCACGGTATTTCTCTTCAGTTTGTGGCTCGCCAACTCGCCCGGTCCGCTCCCGGCGGCCGAATCCCAACACGTGTTGGTGGCGCAGCAGAAAAGCGGCACCGAAGTCACGTTGATGGGAGTCCATTTCCACGATACCCGGCTCGGCTGGGCGGTGGGGGACGGCGGCGCGATTCTTAAGACCGTCGACGGCGGGAAGCGATGGAAAAAAGTTCCCAGCGGGACGTCGGCTCGGTTGACCGGTGTGTTCTTCGTGGATTCCCGACGCGGCTGGGTCGTCGGGGCCAACGGAACGATTCGCCACTCCAAAGACGGGGGCGAGAGTTGGGCTCCTCAATCGTCCGGAGTGCAGGTGCCCTTGTACGGCCTCTATTTTGTCTCACCTACGCACGGGTGGGTGGTGGGCGGATCAGGCACGATTCTGTACACGGAGGACGGTGGCATCCACTGGTCGGACCAAATAAGCGGGACCAACGCGGCGCTTTACGCGGTGCATTTCGTGGATTCGCGGCGAGGGACAGCGGTCGGAGCGCTGGGCACCATTCTATCGACCGCAGACGGCGGTGCCACATGGATCGCGCAGGAGGCGCCGAGCTCGGTGACGTTCTTTGACGTGTTTTTCAACGATTCGTCGAATGGCTGGGCCGTGGGCAACGCCGGCGCGATGTTTCAGACAAGCGATGCGGGCAACCGCTGGATCGACCGGACCCTGCCCTGCACGAAGTCCTGCACGAGAGTGACCGATCTCATCCGTATTCGGTTTACCAGTCCTCAGGCCGGCTGGATCGTGGGCGAACGGGGCAGCGTTTTCCGAACCACCGATGCAGGCTTTACGTGGGTGGAGGAGAAGAACGACGCCAAGGTGTCCCTGTTCGGCCTCTCTTTTCCCGATCCGTTCCACGGGTGGGCCAGCGGCGAGCGGGGAACTATCGTGCACATCGCGGCACCCCTAGAACCCGTAAAACGTTAG
- a CDS encoding RsmE family RNA methyltransferase, which produces MPVFFITAAQVQNGTVIIVGPLLDHLRASLRVQAGEEIRVGDERRRRYRISITRIGRHELVGRIVQEEQEPDRRSPPLILAPSLLKGDRMDWLIQKATELGVSSIVPLITRYSVVRPRTTRIPHQRVRWERIALEAAQQSERWDIPTLEDPCDFEEFVQRQPDTHGKLILGERASGLGLLAVPLPESSTRPIVLAVGPEGGWAPEEVEQARACGFTSVTLGNRILRAETAALTGLSVLQSRLGELG; this is translated from the coding sequence ATGCCTGTTTTCTTTATTACTGCGGCACAGGTTCAAAACGGGACCGTGATCATCGTCGGCCCGCTCCTCGATCATCTGCGCGCCAGCTTGCGGGTGCAGGCGGGCGAGGAAATCCGGGTGGGCGACGAACGGCGCCGGCGTTATCGGATTTCAATCACCAGGATAGGCCGACATGAACTGGTCGGCCGGATTGTGCAGGAAGAACAGGAACCGGATCGTCGGAGCCCCCCGCTCATTCTCGCTCCGTCCCTGCTCAAGGGCGACCGGATGGATTGGCTGATCCAAAAGGCCACAGAACTCGGAGTCTCCTCGATCGTTCCGCTGATCACGCGCTATTCGGTCGTCCGGCCGCGGACGACGCGCATTCCTCACCAGCGAGTTCGCTGGGAACGTATCGCCCTCGAAGCGGCCCAACAGTCCGAACGTTGGGACATCCCGACCCTTGAGGATCCCTGCGACTTCGAGGAGTTTGTTCAGCGACAGCCCGACACACACGGCAAGCTCATCCTGGGCGAGCGGGCGAGCGGACTCGGCCTGCTGGCTGTTCCTCTGCCGGAAAGTTCCACAAGGCCGATCGTCCTGGCGGTGGGGCCGGAAGGTGGGTGGGCGCCCGAAGAAGTGGAACAGGCTCGCGCCTGCGGCTTCACTTCCGTCACCCTGGGGAATCGAATCCTCCGGGCCGAAACCGCCGCCCTGACGGGACTCAGTGTGCTGCAAAGCCGGTTGGGAGAACTGGGCTAG
- the dnaJ gene encoding molecular chaperone DnaJ produces MASVAKRDYYETLGVDRNASEEDIKKAYRRLARQYHPDLQSTEQQKKAAEERFKEINEAYEILSDQEKRRRYDMFGHVGAQQGPGGFEGFDFGRGGFGDIFNDIFEDFFGGPRGRARAERGSDLQYNLELSFEEAVYGKEAKLKIPRWEVCSECKGSGARSASSIKVCPSCKGSGQLRFQQGFFSVSRPCGQCDGSGHVITEPCGTCQGRQRVYRERTLSVHIPAGIESGMRLRLANEGEHGVNGGPPGDLYVAVTVKPHPIFSRKGNDILCDVPVSFVTAALGGKVEVPTLKGKTVIKIPPGTQHDKVLRLKGLGVPSLKGHQTGDQLCAIKIHIPTKLTPRQKELLTEFAKESGMILDNEGDGFFDKMKTFFE; encoded by the coding sequence ATGGCTTCCGTGGCCAAACGCGATTATTACGAGACGCTCGGAGTCGATCGAAACGCTTCCGAGGAGGACATCAAGAAGGCCTACCGCAGGCTGGCGCGCCAGTACCATCCCGATCTCCAATCTACCGAACAGCAGAAAAAAGCCGCAGAAGAAAGATTCAAAGAGATCAACGAAGCCTACGAAATTCTAAGCGACCAAGAGAAACGCCGGCGTTACGACATGTTCGGCCATGTCGGCGCGCAGCAGGGCCCCGGCGGATTCGAGGGCTTCGACTTTGGCCGTGGCGGCTTCGGCGACATCTTCAACGACATTTTCGAAGATTTCTTTGGCGGCCCGCGCGGGCGTGCGAGAGCCGAACGTGGATCGGATCTCCAGTACAACCTGGAGTTATCCTTCGAAGAAGCGGTGTACGGGAAAGAAGCCAAGCTCAAGATTCCGCGGTGGGAGGTCTGTTCGGAATGCAAAGGCAGCGGCGCCCGGTCGGCTTCCTCGATCAAAGTCTGCCCCAGTTGCAAGGGTTCCGGACAGCTCCGATTCCAGCAGGGCTTCTTCAGTGTCAGCCGGCCTTGCGGCCAATGCGACGGCAGCGGTCATGTCATCACGGAGCCCTGCGGCACCTGCCAAGGCCGGCAACGTGTCTACCGGGAGCGGACCCTGTCCGTGCACATTCCCGCCGGGATCGAATCGGGCATGCGGTTGCGACTGGCCAACGAAGGCGAGCACGGCGTCAACGGCGGACCTCCCGGCGACCTGTACGTCGCCGTGACCGTCAAGCCGCATCCGATCTTTTCGCGCAAAGGTAACGACATTCTGTGCGACGTCCCCGTCAGCTTCGTGACGGCGGCGCTGGGCGGGAAAGTGGAAGTGCCCACGCTGAAGGGCAAGACGGTCATCAAGATTCCTCCGGGCACGCAACATGACAAGGTGTTGCGCCTGAAGGGTCTGGGGGTGCCTAGTCTGAAGGGACACCAGACGGGCGATCAGTTGTGCGCGATCAAAATACACATTCCGACCAAGCTGACGCCCAGGCAGAAGGAACTGCTGACCGAATTCGCCAAAGAAAGCGGGATGATACTGGACAACGAGGGAGACGGTTTCTTCGACAAGATGAAGACCTTCTTCGAATAG